A single Corticium candelabrum chromosome 16, ooCorCand1.1, whole genome shotgun sequence DNA region contains:
- the LOC134192229 gene encoding uncharacterized protein LOC134192229 isoform X1 produces the protein MRVSFRLFLTFTLWHTTWGPQPSDSYLNPPWSESQHPCSTNYQDCYECVSDPCSRTKSESGNPVSCVWCDRNPFDKSKRGICIPSNLAKSCISDKHNVITNTKGCLRYDQQSSSEMTSALPHTTCGTFTGDTYYLPLVQNEDAYGEQRNSDSAYMLHLNLCRNVTNATIVNTCGSRAPLQIYEIRSEKNMCWNIGSVSDPWPKAKVETTGLSFQLHLGYASCCSLDEQQRAQPGKCLPIRVTVYASPGNCETAKPQNYLEIKSINYKQLTDCHPGNNLYVRLGVRRLCNDVIVWQLNETETSFECFANNDPKMNCTVTYKLRETEKSLSSSVISTNFLVQQTFVDNSKVHMYTVNSTVAQLGSDVVTLNDTKFLFTVNGANESLCSLQLFYIYPAATSPLVWISQFNLTNRCLPATTAGSSSSLGIGLIVGGTALVVIVIVITVFIVFVCRRNRRRTIHRDPRGHYGTDRHEAVNINVNGQ, from the exons ATGAG GGTCAGCTTTAGACTTTTCCTAACGTTTACCCTTTGGCACACCACATGGGGACCCCAACCAAGCGACTCCTATTTGAACCCCCCTTGGTCCGAATCGCAACATCCCTGTTCTACTAACTACCAGGATTGCTACGAGTGTGTTAGCGATCCTTGCAGTAGAACGAAGTCCGAATCGGGAAACCCTGTCAGTTGCGTTTGGTGTGATCGTAATCCGTTTGATAAGAGTAAGAGAGGAATATGCATTCCGAGTAATTTGGCGAAATCTTGCATTAGTGACAAGCACAACGTCATAACAAACACGAAGGGTTGTCTGAGATATGATCAACAGAGTTCGTCAGAAATGACGTCAGCACTTCCAC ATACAACGTGTGGAACATTCACTGGAGACACGTATTACCTACCTCTAGTACAAAA TGAAGATGCTTACGGCGAACAGCGCAATTCCGATTCCGCATACATGCTACATCTAAATCTTTGCCGCAACGTCACAAACGCGACTATCGTGAACACATGCGGGTCGCGTGCTCCGTTACAGATATACGAAATTCGTAGCGAAAAAAACATGTGCTGGAATATCGGCAGCGTGAGTGACCCTTGGCCAAAAGCAAAAGTGGAAACAACGGGACTCTCATTTCAATTGCATTTAGGATATGCTTCATGCTGTTCTCTCGACGAACAACAACGTGCACAACCGGGAAAGTGTCTACCCATCCGGGTTACAGTCTATGCGTCACCGGGAAATTGCGAGACTGCGAAACCGCAGAATTATCTAGAAATAAAGTCAATAAACTACAAACAACTGACAGATTGTCACCCAGGGAATAATCTTTACGTCAGGCTAGGAGTGCGACGTCTATGCAATGATGTGATTGTGTGGCAACTAAACGAAACTGAAACGTCATTCGAATGTTTTGCGAACAACGACCCCAAAATGAATTGCACGGTAACATATAAACTCAGGGAGACCGAAAAATCATTGTCGTCTTCAGTCATCTCTACCAACTTCCTTGTGCAACAGACATTTGTCGATAATTCTAAGGTCCACATGTACACCGTCAATAGTACCGTAGCTCAGCTTGGCAGTGATGTTGTGACCTTGAATGATACGAAGTTTTTGTTTACTGTGAATGGCGCTAACGAGAGCTTATGTAGTCTTCAACTGTTCTACATTTATCCGGCTGCGACGTCACCTCTCGTTTGGATCAGTCAATTCAATCTGACCAATAGATGTCTGCCTGCGACTACTGCGGGCTCTTCTTCCTCGCTAGGAATTGGATTGATTGTTGGTGGTACTGCACTTGTCGTAATCGTGATCGTGATCACTGTTTTCATTGTTTTCGTCTGTCGCCGTAATCGGCGGCGTACGATTCATAGAGATCCTCGGGGTCATTATGGCACTGACAGACATGAGGCGGTCAACATCAATGTCAATGGTCAGTGA
- the LOC134192229 gene encoding uncharacterized protein LOC134192229 isoform X2 produces the protein MHTTTYHVGMVEMIACLVWCTALGQQPNNVSPILEEHPCSRHGDCYSCVSDPCSRTDDNSPFACVWCANGAAADEGACIPSSSSRECDLDKLSVSVKDCLDHGSRLAAPSMREPTPQHLQDGTCGMIMEKTYYVNVSQKEDAYDEQHDSGSTFRTHLNICRNVTNQTVVQYCGSRAPLETNESNNKNNVICWNIGTVSKNWNNAFASKVIDDGVSFKLELGTTPCCPHGNQPGECVYIPVRIIGRPGNCGTIKPWRIEGDFKKLTQCNQSDSLDVTVVMPHLCSDTIMWRLDGTNMSSRCSHASNGEINCTVAVETLERGKSLSPYLFGESFVVERMFVEEARKWKDNSTLSQLGRGLATTDGHNYSFTLSGINSSLCNLRLFYTDSVTSFPVLLQFDADKNCLQPSPTANTLAAKVGGSIGAFVFIATIVGCIVWIRRVRGNTRPPRGFDYREDYGGIGYRNS, from the exons GTACCACGTGGGCATGGTTGAGATGATCGCTTGCCTTGTGTGGTGCACCGCTCTTGGACAGCAACCCAACAACGTCTCTCCGATCCTCGAGGAGCATCCCTGCTCCAGACACGGAGACTGCTACAGTTGTGTTAGCGATCCGTGCAGCAGGACGGACGACAATAGCCCGTTTGCATGTGTCTGGTGTGCGAATGGAGCCGCAGCGGACGAGGGTGCGTGCATTCCGTCCAGTTCGTCACGGGAATGCGACTTGGACAAACTATCAGTATCCGTGAAAGACTGTCTAGACCATGGAAGCCGACTAGCTGCACCATCGATGCGAGAACCAACTCCACAGCATCTGCAAG ATGGTACATGTGGAATGATCATGGAAAAAACTTACTACGTCAATGTATCACAAAA AGAAGATGCGTACGACGAGCAACACGATTCTGGTTCTACATTCAGAACGCATCTCAACATCTGCCGCAACGTCACCAATCAAACCGTCGTGCAATACTGCGGGTCACGTGCTCCTCTCGAGACGAACGAATcgaacaacaaaaacaacgtCATTTGTTGGAATATCGGCACAGTTAGCAAAAACTGGAACAACGCCTTCGCATCGAAAGTAATCGACGACGGAGTCTCATTCAAACTAGAACTCGGAACTACTCCATGCTGTCCCCATGGCAACCAACCGGGTGAGTGTGTATATATTCCGGTTCGAATCATCGGTCGCCCGGGAAATTGCGGAACGATCAAGCCGTGGCGCATAGAAGGAGACTTTAAAAAATTGACTCAGTGCAACCAATCAGATTCTCTGGACGTTACTGTAGTGATGCCTCATCTTTGTAGCGACACTATTATGTGGAGACTAGACGGTACCAACATGTCGTCTAGGTGTTCACACGCTAGCAATGGTGAAATTAATTGTACGGTGGCGGTTGAGACTTTGGAGAGGGGAAAATCGTTGTCGCCGTATTTGTTTGGCGAGAGCTTTGTTGTCGAACGAATGTTTGTCGAGGAGGCACGTAAATGGAAAGATAACAGCACGCTGTCGCAGCTCGGGAGGGGATTGGCAACGACGGACGGACACAACTATTCGTTTACACTCTCTGGCATCAACAGCAGTTTATGTAATCTTCGACTTTTCTACACcgacagtgtgacgtcatttccTGTTTTGTTACAGTTCGATGCCGATAAAAATTGTTTGCAGCCTTCACCCACTGCAAACACTCTAGCTGCTAAAGTTGGGGGATCTATTGGTGCGTTTGTGTTTATTGCTACAATAGTCGGATGCATTGTGTGGATCCGGAGGGTCCGTGGGAACACTCGGCCGCCGAGGGGCTTTGATTACAGGGAAGATTATGGAGGTATAGGATATCGTAATAGCTAA
- the LOC134191716 gene encoding group XIIA secretory phospholipase A2-like has protein sequence MWNIVCVVIVLGTAIIPASCDSPLGDLGNLLGAFSQLAEEFGEECVHKCPEGKIAVKRKGHVRSSNGCGSQGISLNTDNFPGMDKCCDNHDFCYDTCGTQRKQCDDQLRKCLADYCQQRSSGKNSNWMKDCQGTSNLISSGAAGFGCESFLQSQEKACECATIKEETKQKTYPKLPVETKTKQKTSKHEL, from the exons ATGTGGAACATCGTTTGTGTTGTAATTGTATTAGGAACCGCTATCATCCCAGCATCGTGTGATAGTCCTCTAGGCGACCTGGGCAACCTACTTGGCGCCTTTTCACAGCTAGCAGAAGAATTTGGAGAAGAATGTGTGCACAAATGTCCAGAAG GTAAGATAGCTGTCAAAAGAAAAGGTCACGTTCGTTCATCCAACGGATGCGGATCTCAAGGCATCAGT CTCAACACAGACAATTTCCCTGGCATGGACAAATGCTGTGACAACCATGATTTCTGCTATGACACTTGTGGAACACAACGAAAACAATGTGACGACCAACTGCGCAAGTGCCTAGCAGACTATTGCCAGCAGCGCTCATCTGGCAAAAACTCAAACTGGATGAAAGATTGCCAAGGAACAAGCAACCTTATTTCGAGTGGTGCGGCTGGCTTTGGATGTGAGTCTTTCTTGCAGTCACAAGAGAAAGCTTGTGAATGCGCAACTATAAAGGAAGAAACTAAACAAAAGACATATCCAAAACTACCAgtagaaacaaaaacaaaacagaagaCATCAAAACACGAATTGTGA